The sequence below is a genomic window from Candidatus Binataceae bacterium.
GCAGTGAATAGGGCCGGTCCATGGGCGCATCGCCCCAGATCATCGCTCCCGCCATGCCGCGCGTCTTGATGCGCTCAAGTTCCGCAACCGCGGCGGGTATATCTTCCAGGGTGATAAGCCCGAGCGGGATCAAACGCTTGAGATCGTAGGCGCAATAGTCGGTTGCCCAATCGTTGAACGCGCGAAAACATGCCGCCCGAAACTCGGCATCGCCGAGGCCGAACAGCGGCATCCCCATCGAGGTGTAGATAACCTCGGCACTTACGCCGTCGCGATCCTGATCCCGAATACGCTCGGCCGGATCGTGGACCGCCTTGGGAGCCTCGGCGAAGCCGCGTTTCATGAATTCCTGGATTTCCTCGGCTGGCACTCCCGCACTGAAAAACGCCGCGATGGGCGCAGGCGCCAGATCTTCGCAGACGAAATATTCGCCGGGCCGGCCCTCGAGCTTGACCGCGCGCGGTGCCCGGTCGCGAAATTTTCGATCGAGTCTTTCGGCCCACATGGTGGGCGGTTCGACGAAATGCGAATCTGCCGATATGAGCCTGCCATCTGACACGGTTCGTTCCCTCCTCGCTGGCAATGCAGTCGAATGGGCTTAGAAATATTGTGCGACTTTTCCTCCTTAGCGCAAACCGAGGAAGAACGCACACCGCTGGTTCGCCCCCTTGGTCTGCGTCGCATCCGACTAATCGCCGTCCAAAGCGAGCAGAGGTCGGTTATGCGACGTGTAGGTCCGCGCCCCCGCTGACCGGCAGGGTAGCCCCCGTGATGAAGCTCGCTGTGTCGGAAGCAAGAAACACGACCGCATTCCCGATGTCCTCGGGCTGGCCAATACGGCCCAAGGGAATATTTGCGGCGATGCGCTGGCGCTGTTCCTCGCTGGAAATGCGCGCCATCGGCGTTTCGATCGGGCCGGGTGCGATGGCAT
It includes:
- a CDS encoding amidohydrolase family protein; this encodes MSDGRLISADSHFVEPPTMWAERLDRKFRDRAPRAVKLEGRPGEYFVCEDLAPAPIAAFFSAGVPAEEIQEFMKRGFAEAPKAVHDPAERIRDQDRDGVSAEVIYTSMGMPLFGLGDAEFRAACFRAFNDWATDYCAYDLKRLIPLGLITLEDIPAAVAELERIKTRGMAGAMIWGDAPMDRPYSLPDYDPFWAAAQDLDMSLSLHILTGAKGTAGHASKVVNPEMRGIEFMSGLISMVHPIERSLTSMVFGKVFEKFPRLKIVSAENDVAWIPFYLFRIDKYGSRGFKLPLKPSEYIKRQVYATFIDDPVFVNLLDWYPSDNIMWSSDYPHRQATFPRSRDYVANHLSTISELDRRKIVRDTAAKLYGLN